The genomic window CATCATCCGGACTTGATTTTCTGCCGAAAACAGGCCGGCGTCGGTAAGAACGATGTGTGATAGCCCATCTTAACGCACTAACAGGGCGACAAGCAACTGCTTGATGGCAGGGCTTTCtaacattcatttctttttttgtatttgcagCCATCGGACGTCTCTGCGAGAAATGTGAGTGAACGATCCCTCAACGTTTGACATTTTGAGAAGAGCAGCCTTTCGTTCGAGCGACGTTAAGAAGAGTGTAAAGGGACCGGCAGGATTCGTGGAAGGCAGTTATGGGAAATCATTTCTGACGCATATTTCTGAGGGATAGGTTGTATGTCTTCGCTAAACTTGCCTTTGAAGCCAGAGATGCTTTGGCGACGGCGATTTATTTGCGCATATCCGCGTCCTCTCCTTGAAAAGAAAACGCGCGCGAATAAGTACAACTTGGGTGCAATACTCCCCCGTCTGATCTTGTAGTACCTGCTTGCGTACCTGCATGCTTGCGTACCTGTTCGCAGTGTCGTAGCACGCATGGTCGCGAAGCACGCAATCATGTCGTTTGAACTACTTGCTGGCACTGAAGCTTGCAAAACCTAGACAAACTTGTGGTAAATGaactacaataaaaaaaaaatcggcaataAGCTCTACGCAACATCGTCTTGCCATACACAGCAAGCAGTGCTGTGTACCTTTTGTGTATCAGGGGTGCTCATCACCgactcgaaggtcacgggttcgatctaGGCCGCGGCATTTCGGTGTAGGCGAAATTAGTCCGCGCGCTGTCGGTGCTcgtttaagaacaccaggtggccgacatttccggagcccttcagtgTGGCATCCTTCATAATCGCACTGTGGTTTTTGGGTGTGAAACCTCAGACATCATTATAATATAGCCAGGTAGGCCAGTAATTGAGCCATTACGTAGAAAATTGTTATAAAGCGAAAGACAAGAAAAGCATGCACATCATAAAAGTCTAAAACGAGCAAATACATGTGAAGGGATGTTTATGTTGTATGAATATGAATAATTAAGTGCATTACATTTTGACAAAATGGAAGTGCAAAAGCAGCATAATCCTGTGAACAGCCAAACGAAATGATGCGCCACGTGCCTTGCCCCTTTCTTTTCGTGTTTCTCGTCTAGTTCGAAACCTTCGTtcaccctgctctcttcttgcttTGGGCAGGTGACGGCAAGTGCGTCATCTGCGATTCCTATGTGCGGCCGTGCACCCTGGTTCGAATCTGCGACGAGTGCAACTACGGCTCGTACCAGGGCCGCTGCGTCATCTGCGGAGGCCCTGGCGTCTCGGACGCCTACTACTGCAAGGAGTGCACCATCCAGGAGAAAGACGTAAGTGGGACGTTCGGCTAAGCCACTGCCACGCTTGAAATGGTGACCATTTCAAGCGTGGCAGTGGACGGCATTAACactcaaagggacactaaaaagcaaAACTATTTTTTTGCATATTAGTAAATTACAATTTCACAATCATGAAAACACCATTCTTATGGTGACACGACActtggtaagcaagaaaatgtgcaaaaaaaacTGTGATTGGAGACACCACCTttagattcccgcaccaaacactgtgACGTCGTCCATTTTTTAAGCCGTCTGctgggtcctacatagcttctGATAAATAATATTGAAGTACATTGTAGTCTGTAGGGGCCATCGGTTTAGCATACgctgttttaaaaaaaatttcatcGTGCCGGTGTCACAAAAATGCCAAATaataaattgtggagttttttacATCACATGTGGTGCTTGCGGCGTGAAACCTAAAAATTGAACTTCAGCCTTGATTTTatctgctaataatgaacttatgacagttAAACTAGGGACATTgaagttctcagagtgcagtctATGAATCTAAAACAACTCATCGTTTCTCTTCAGTGTCCATTTTAGAGCccctgcaacattttttaaaaataatCAACGAATGCATAACACCGAATGGGTTGCACATAAAACATAAAACAAAAGATAGATAGGCAGCACAAGTGCCAACTCAAACTTTACTTATTTAAGAAAGCGTGTTCCCATACAAATATGCTTCTGAAGACTGCAACTTGAGATATACTAGCTTACTGCTTCACCTGGTGTTGCAAATATGCATGTTGCTGTTAGCATCATTACACAACAGTACACAAGCGACTGTTTAACAGATGCCTGTGCATGCAACATTCGTACACATTTTTAGCGTTATTTTGTAGTCTCTCGCTCAATAAAAGATTACAACACAGTTAcattccctctgcatgcttcacgtaacatcgattcccaaagtactGCCGATTTTTTTGCTAACCCTGTGAACCGTGTTGCCTTGTCATGGTAATGTCCATTTCGGTGGGGCTGGCTTGCAAGATGATGGCCAACGAGAAATTTGAAATTGCAGTAAAATATTTTATGCATGTTGTCTGGCTTTGGTGTGTGAAGAGCCTCGACATGGTAAACGAGGAATGTCCCTCCTTAGTTGCTCAGAACACTGCTGCCATATGTAGGACAATTGCAGCAGAACAGGAGGCACAGATGGGTGCAGTCTTGTCCTGCTGTTTGTTAGGGGATGCACCAGCTTGCCTGGCTTAGTTGTAACAAGCAGTTAACACACTATTTGTTTTTTCCACTGCAGAGAGACGGCTGCCCAAAAATAGTGAACCTGGGCAGCTCAAAGACTGACTTGttctacgaaagaaaaaaatacggcTTCAAAAAGAGGTGACAGGGTGGCTGAAGAAGCCTTGCCGGCCCAGGCATGGCTTCAAGTCTGTATCTTCATTTCATCTCTAGCCACCCTGTCGTAAGCAAGATTTCCTGGGCTCTCAAGTTTATCATTTGGTGTTCTATTTTCAAATGTTTGATTCCAATTAAATATTTCCAAACATTCTGCAGCCTGTCTGTCTTCTAGTCCAAGGCTATGGACTGTAAATGAGAGGACCTCAGAATTTGAATGATCAGAAGTACTCAAAGATAACTCGAGACCAACATATCAACTAGCATTGTGGTGTTTGTTTCTCAGGGCCAGAGCAACATTAGGCGACATGATTGTCTGAAGTTTCGAGATGTCAGCAGTTATAATAAACACTTTTTTGTAGAATGTGTGTCTAGTAAAGGGGCGAAATGTGTCTAGGCCTATGACTAATTTATAGCCCCTTCCAATTCTTGGGACACTCTTCTATATGACACCAGTGTACAATACTCTTGAATTGAACTGGGAAAATTTAAGGCTAAGCAACCCTCACACTTTCATTTCCACTGTCATTAGTTGGGGCCATATCGATGTATTTGCAATTCAAATGTGTAGATAACAACCAACATCATCTTCGTAGACTGAATTCTACACGCCAGGATGTGGTTATCTCAAGAAAGTGTGCATACCAGTGGCAATACTGAAAAAATTGATGCCTTGTCTGAATCAGtgaccttaaaggggccctgcaacacttttttagcatggccagaaagcgctgccgatcagtagtagaggctcccgacaacacgtgagccaaatattatagcacagcatgcggcctggaattcacaataaatgatcaatgTAAGCTAAAGATTGCTTTCTCTACTCTCAAAAAATTACGTTAcacgcccaaaaatcacacgttaacgacccatctatcagccattggaagatttgaacatggcgcgcttgctcgttacagagatcgccccAAAAGGCCGCTACTTCTCCACGCttgcgtgcgcgatcacactgaaaaaaaaaaaaacgcccactcaaagaaagaagaaaaaaaaagtgctcaaggtcactaaGCACAGGTGAAGTTTTTCcctggccctgccatccctccctgcttagcttccagcgctttcaacAGGATGAGAATAAGAGCGAATGCCATTGCAGCATGCGAtgaacctttgtaactccactcgcactggacagattcttgaaatttttgcggcgttgaattagTAAGGCactaagctcttccagtgaattcattccatggtgacttgaaaaagtgtttaaaaCACTTCCTAAGGTACTCTTTAAAAGTACCTTAGGAAGTGTCCAGTAGGCGATAGATCAAGGCCAATTTCATAAAAGCCACTTTTTTCAAAGAAATCTTCATTGAACCGATGGAGCCCATATACGAAGAGAGGCTTTGAAATTAGCCACATCACTGCTGATCACGTGCGACAGTTTTGGCATGAAATCTAAGCACAAGACATCTGCCTTCATTTCTTGTTCCGGTGAATAAACTGGGATGACGAAACTAATGACAACATTCTGAAAGAGTAGTCTGTCAGCCTAAAATGGTTTAATATTTCATTTTATCAACCCTTTATATATGCTTCTTATGACCACAGTAGGATTAAGTACACAGGACTCATCCTTCTTTTCTGTCCTTCAAACTCTGCTTTTTATTTTCCGAAGGGGAAGAAAAGAAATTGCCAAATGGACACAGatgaagaaaaacaaacagaACACTCAAGGCATTGAGAAAAAGACACTATGCTCTCTTAGCTCAGGCCAGTGTCAACCATCCCTGGCCCTGAACTCTCTAAAAATAGTTAATCGTCTATGACACATCGATTATCTAACCGCTGCAGagttgagaagaaaaaaaactctcCTCGTCTCTTCACACATTTCTTGGTCTACGACCACAAAACAACtgtaaacatgttttttttttactattctgTTTGCACCACAAGAGTGAGCCGTGTTTTGAACGAGAACACATCGTCAGCTCAACAAATGATGCAAGATTGCGAAGGAGAGCATTCCACGAAATGGTTTGCTTGAGTGAACAAATGTAGCTTCACGATTCCCGAatgaccttttctttttttctgtaattaGTGGAGGTGGTTACTTTTTTTTGGCACTGTGATTTGAAAAAACTCTGCAGGCTATGACTCGTGAGACAACCGATGCTGGTTTTAAAATGAGACACACATACCCCTGCCACAGTGTCAGGTTGCTAGCCATGCTAGAAACGAATCTAcgtgttgaaaaaaaattaaaaagaactgTAAAGGACGTCCCAAAGACTTTGAAGAAGGCGATATGTTCAACAGGCCTTCGGCTTTCGAGGCTAACGGAATAAAGTACAAAACATCACACGGTACATCGCAGCAGTTCAAGTATGATGTGTGCCGCACTCTCTCCCTAAAACATTGATGCCTAATCCTCTTTACGCAACTGCTTTAGCACATCTAAACAGTCACTAAAACCTATCGCTATTTGCAGTCGGATATGTTAATTTGAAAAAGTCAGCCCTGCCTTGTCGGGAAGCCACAAACGCCATTTACCGTGCAATAACACATTTTTAATGATAACTGAGTGGAAGTAGCTGGTATTCAACAGATGCTACTTTTTCAGTGGCATTGGTGCACAATGCAGTTTATAAAATGTGTGCTCTAAAACCAGCATCTTGTTTGTAAAAAATCTTTTCGTGGTATTTCAGCCTTCAAATACGATGAATGCTAGATTGTCAGCTGCTGCGGACAAGTGGAATCTATGTACTACGTAGTATTGCCTTTAGAACCTCGAAAAAGGGGTATCGTCGAGGAAAACGGGAACCAGTTAGATTTCATAAAAGCCACTTACTTCAATAAAACGAATGTGGGGGGTTGCTGATGTGGTGCAAGCTTCTTGTCTACGAAGTGCGTTTTCAGAGTCAACTTCTGCGCTATCGCTAGGAAAGTGGCCTCTTTGGCAAAAGGATGCTCAATTGGCTGTCTATTAACAATAAAGAAAACTGGCAACCAACTTTGATGACAAGTCCAAACAGACTTAAAAATGGCTCACTGGAACACTTTAACGAGACAAAGTAGCAGTTACTACGGTTCTAGCACTTACTGGCTGAATCTTGATTAATCCCAACGGCAGCCGCAAATCTAAATGGCATTTGTATCCCAACCGAAGCAAAGATGTAGCAAGAAACTTGAACATTTAACAACTAGTGGTGCTTCCAGAAACAAAGCACTTCACTTATACAGGCAGGTTTCCGTTGATGCAGGCAACCACATGCCCGACACAATTTCAGTCTCAAAAGGAACTATCGTCCACAGAATGCCTaacctaataaaaaaaaacttgagagaaaaagaagaaatcgaAGTTATAGCACAACACCTGCTTAAGGAACGTGCATCAATCATGTTATAATGTTCGCAGGAGAATGCGACATGTACACAACCGGCTCACAGGGTAAGAGTAGATGCAGAATAAGATGAATCGAGCACGTATGTCCAACAAGTAAACAAACATACATTGGCAAAAGGAAAAGGGAACGCTACAACATACTGTCTCATTCATTCTTCACTAAGAAGTGGTTTGCCTTGGAAGTTTGAAGTAAACGCAaccatgcaaaaaagaaaaaaaaaaactcaacagaCTATAACGATAACCACAAATCAGCCCAACAATTTTGTTCGTATGGTAAAACCATGGATGAATGAAACACGCCGCATCCAGGACACATGTCATCGAAGCAATGAAAGATTGACGCAGCCATAATACCGCACTCATTCTGAAAATAAATGAACACATCAACACacgcacagaaaaagaaaacactgtgGCACAAAGAACAAAATTCAAAATGCAAGCAAATGCCAACttttagtggctaaagtactgcATATAAACTTCTCGTGGAACTTCAGGAAGCCATACCCTCTTGGGTCTCTTCCTTTTTCTTCAATTTCCACTGACCAGCTGTGGAAAATAGGACAATAACCAAAAAATACAGAGACAGCCATCAACTTGGTAATCAAACACACTTGCTCAGCACAGAAATGATGCTAAACACAGCTGCAGCAGGATTGCTGAGGAAAGTTGTAGGTGGCAGCCTCTGTGCAGATCATGTATGCTGACTCAAGACACCAAACCTTGTTCTATCCGAATAAAATCACGATATAATGAATTATCACTCTTAACGAAGTAAAGAATAGATTTGTCAAGAATACAATGTTACGAAAATACGTATAATAAATTTTCTGATTTAATGAAGTATTTTCGAGGCAGGTGTGACTGTTATAATGAGGTcttagtgcatttttttttgtgtcaagGATGCAGATGCAACCAACATTGCCTAGCAATACCAAAACAGCTAGTAACTCGTTTCAGTTCTTCTGGCATAAGCGCAACATTTTCAAAATCGTCTGAGCCTTGAAGTCATACGTAGTGATACGAATAACATTCGTAGTCTGTCTTTTACATCTTTCCATCATGCTCATTTCTTTAGCACTACATAACACGTATACAAACTCAAGATGTGCCAACCTGCTCAAACTGCTACTTTTGTGGCAATGCGCTTTCAGAATGTTATATATCACACACTGATATATATTTATCTTGTTCAAAGTTTTAACATCAGTCAACCGAAAAATGTCATGCTCCTTGTTCTGTTCATATTAATCAAAAACAATAACGTTTACGCTATGCCAAGCAGAATGCTATTTCCCAAAACAGCGACAGAATTTGATTTGACAGTTACATCAGAACTAAAAAGAAATTAAATCTTAAGCTCAAAAGAATGCCTGGAATGTGCACCCCTGAAGAACGCACATTTTACACAAAGCCTGCGCTTTCCATGTGGATCTACTCAATTCACTAGCATTTGACAGTGAGACATTAGGGTGCAACATTGCAGATAACTGCCATTACATTCGCCGCTGTACAATATAAGCCCTTGATCATGCGAGCCAATTTGAGTCCACAGGTAATCTGCACAACGTAGCTACTGCCACACACACAACGTCAACTGCCTGTCGCGTGTTCAAAAACAGCGCGCCGTCCTCCAGCCGTCGTCCCCACGGCTAAAACTTTTCATACTCGCGGAACGGGGAGCCAGCAAGAGAACAGAAAAGGAACTTGTACTTTCTCTCGAGCGGCCGTGTTGGGCCTTTCGAAAACTTTGATTCTGAGGGGACTGCACTTGTTATGGGCTGTGCCTCTCTCGAGCGTATGTACACACGAAACCGTAAGACGTCTCCGCTACGATACTGCCGGGACGTTGCGCTACCATGGTGTCACTAATGAAGAGAACGTTTACACCACAAGGCGGCAGCACTGCCGGCGATTGTGTCTATTTCCCAACTTCAGAGAGATAGACAGGTAAGAGGCCGGCCGGAAAAGATGCAGGTGGAGTTTATATTGCGTACTGACAATACGATCGACTTAAGCCTTCTCGCTAACGCACGACACTGGACATGCCTGAATAGATTAGG from Rhipicephalus microplus isolate Deutch F79 chromosome 7, USDA_Rmic, whole genome shotgun sequence includes these protein-coding regions:
- the Phf5a gene encoding PHD finger protein 5a isoform X2, which encodes MAKHHPDLIFCRKQAGVAIGRLCEKCDGKCVICDSYVRPCTLVRICDECNYGSYQGRCVICGGPGVSDAYYCKECTIQEKDRDGCPKIVNLGSSKTDLFYERKKYGFKKR
- the Phf5a gene encoding PHD finger protein 5a isoform X1, encoding MVTATRFNCGCNEQLRTYVERMDCLATIGRLCEKCDGKCVICDSYVRPCTLVRICDECNYGSYQGRCVICGGPGVSDAYYCKECTIQEKDRDGCPKIVNLGSSKTDLFYERKKYGFKKR